GAGAAATTCACCTCCCattgcatataaaatgcaatatccTTAAGCTATGCATTCATGGAGACACTTAACATTAAAAATCTAAGAATAATCTTTTTGGAGAGATACACTGGGAGTTTTTAGGGAATATAATATCTCGCATTAAATATCATGTTGTCTTGTTCATTGGGCAAACTTTAGGGTAAAGGTAAACAATTTGTTGGCTCTTGAGTTTGCTATTGAGCTATACACATTCTGGATACTATCACAAGTAAAAGTTATTTTCTAACGAGAAGCGGCCTAtagctttttttttacaataatatgTTGAATAGTCGGAGTTGAAACTCCGGTCatccacttatccactttaaaggtggaatttctagttactagactacttaacaaaaatttaaaaatatgttgaagatatatgttttttcttttttttttaacagcaaatatattattacccaggtctctgcacaagacgaaaaAGACCGGTATAAAAGTAACTACATAACAAGGCGCTGTATATATGCGGAACGCCGAAAAtaaacaccaaaacaaacacCAGCTAAAAGAGGTCCACCTCCTAAACCCAAAAATAGAAAGGCACCAGAAGACACCAACTCAGCCCCAAAAGTTGCCACTAGATCGACTCTAACCCCCGATCTCGAATAAAAAATGATCGACCCatcaaaatctaaaaaacaaCTCCTACAGCCTAAAAGCTGATGAGACAACGGATAGACAGACAAGTCTCAGCTCGAAGACACCCTACATTCTAGACGACGACAAAGGCAACACACGCGATAGCAACCGGAAGAACAGTCTCAGCTCGCAGACCACCTCAAAACAGTGAAACATCGACGCAGAAGAGGTCAACCAGAAACACAAgaaacctgcaaatctcaacagatttggacACCAACAGAGACTCAAAAAGaatcctgcaaatctcaactGATTTGGAAAGCGGTCAGAGAATCAAGTATCCTAGAAAACCACTACACACGGCATCAACCAAATATCAGCGACGCCAGAACTAAAACGCCACCCATCACCACCATACGCCCCAACCCCATCAGAACATCACCTCACCTCACCAAAACCAGCCACCGGAAAAGCAGaagaaaacatgaaaaataagGACACAAACCAGAGAAGAAGAACACGCCAGCGCTGATTCTGACAAGGTGGTGCAGAGGGATGACTGCATCCTCATTGCACCACCACCACACGagtcttttttttgttataatctATTTATCTCACTAAATGTCTAGATCTAAAGATCTTCACAGTTGATGAAGCATAATCATTTCTCAAATTAAACGTGTTCTGATAGGTATTTCTGATACTGACACGACATTGATACGTATTATTTACTAGACAACgacatcaaacaaacaaaactgaCATAATGGACAAAGAAGTATGGAGTGACACGGGAAATACTGTTAAGCAACAGCACAACGTTGGAGAGAAGCAACGCCATAAACATCAGTAcatttcatctttttcttttgaaactTAAAGCATAGTTTATATTGTAGGTATCTTAGTTTTATTTAAGGATTTAgccaaatatatttttcaaaaaattatacattatCAAACACTTTACTTCTAAAGTTGCATTGTTAAACTTTTTATGCTTCTTGTTTATATAGAAATAGAATTCAGATATTCCTCTTAATATTTTGCTCTCTTATCAACATAAATGtatgtaaaaagtaaaaacactAGCAAACAGCAAACGTTAATTACTACATTAATATAAGTAactacaaatataatttttttgaagaactACAAATATAATTATTGCTGCTAGCAGTGCAGCACTCTACTTGCAAATATATGATGATTACTAATACTGACTTTACATTATAGGTTAATATAATACAACATTTAAACAAAACTTTTCATCAATACACTACAAAATCTCACTCACCACTCTGCAACTGTTAATATCTTACTGGTTGAACTCAAATCTGTGACTCTGACATAATATACAATGTACATGGCCGTTAATCCAagcaatttttgaatttttatggATACTTACTAAACCATCTTCTGGATTGCAATCTCTTTGGCAGAAGTTGCTAATCGGCAGAATACTTTGAGATTATGCCCTAATTTCTCCTGAGAAAACAAGCAAACATAATGTAAGATAATGAAAATACATTCCTTTAACTGTTAACTGAGATCTCAGGAGTATTAAAACACATCCCTAAACCCCCAACATATAGTAGCAAAGCAAAGAAATTGCCTTCTTATGTCGAGGTTAATAGAAAATACATAAATCACAAACTCATTTATTTGATGAATCTGATCAAACAATATCAGTATTATGTCATCTTTGTAGGTCAAAGAGAGTGGAGTCTAAGATTAAGATACAGCTTAGATGTAAATTTTTCAAGGATACTATATAATACTAACATTTTTCATTTAAGGAAAAGTTTCTACattatatacatgtaaatcttgCAGACAAGGGCATATTAAGAATTTCAAGAACAAATATAAATCTATTAGAATGTTAAGTAGGATTACTCAATAGTTGCTGAGGCCCATACCTCACTTAGCGACTCAAGTCGTTCAAGGGTTGGAACTAACTGTCCACATAACAAAGCAAAGTCCTGTTGTGGATCATACGTTGCACCATATGTAATTGTTTTTGTGGTCATGGTAGATTCAAATGCATCAGAGCTGCCAAAAGATGCAAAAATTAGCCTAAAGAGAGAACAAGGCATACTTTCTACAACAAAATCTAATTGTTTATATTACAATATAGGACTCGGTgtctattttttcttcatttagtTTAGCCATAAAAAAAAACGCAAGATTGTACAGAGATTTTATAGCTTCATTTACAACAGTGTTCTTATCTCATGAAACTTAATGCCTTACCAATCCTGAAGGTGGATGAGGAATATATTTAGCACATGTTCAGAGAGCGGGAGCAATAAAACAATCAGCTGATCCGTACAAGAAACCACTCGACACATCTCTACCATTGCTATGTATCTCCTGTAAAACAAGTTAAAAAAATCAGAGTGAATTTTACGGAAAGGGAAGATGTGAGGAATTCAGGGAACACCATAATACAATTAATAGCAGATATACAGAGCACATGGTCATTGTGCTCTAGAATTGAAGcctttttttttgataagataGAATTGAAGCCTTTAAACAAATGAAATAACCATTAAGTTACAATCAGCTAAGATCATCGAGATAGATGAACTAACAACTGGATTTTAGCATCCAATTCATACAAAAATTCAGCAATTAATTTTCCATGAAGTGGGAACTGAGAACTTCACAAAATAGCAAAGAGTGTAATTGCTGCAGGTTTTTGTTATGAATGTACATTCTGAAGACTATATAGTAGCTAGACCCCGTTATTTGAAACAGAAATTTACGTCAAGAGCCCTCTGCGTAGAGTCTAGATAATGCTCTGGCCCATTAAGTTATTTAGAAAATGACAGGAAAATCAATTTCTAACCCCTTGGGCTTCAATGCTCAGGTACTATATATAGTTTTCCACCTCAGATGGTTTTATATTTAACAATTTAGATGTAACTGCCAGATGAACCAATTAACCCAGGAGAATAATCATGTCGAAAACTTTGGTGTATATAAAAACTCAACTATTATGAAAATATAGCTATTTATAATaacatttatattaaaaaacatattaaaattcTCACTAGGTCCGAGACCTTGAGAACTCTAGGACTGAAAAAAATAAGCTTCAGCAATCTACATATCAAGGTTAAAAGTTGAGTTATGTTCAGGAAAAGAACCACACAATAATCAACTATTCAAATGCAAACCAATTTAGCTGTAGTATTACagcagttttttattttatttagacaaaCATAATAATGTTTCCTTCCAATTTCCTGGAACACAGACAACATCTAGGAGTTAAAATTAATGTAAAcaaaaacatcaacaacaattcaCTTTGcacatttgaattttaaaatatgtttatttttggATTACTAGAAAAGCAGTTTTATGATCAACCTTTTTTGTATGTTATCAGAAGATGAAACAGATTCTTGCCGGACACACATACTGATGATTTCATCCACCTCCTGCCTTGACAGTTCATTAATGTCTCGAATCTGCAAAAACACATGTGTTATGTTTACTCAtaaatcaatattaatattaaatatctGACGATGAAAGCCAAAAgacaaaataattttcaattttcacctTATTCAGTAATAAGGATTTCTCCTCAGCTGCCCTTTCAAGTGCATTTGTAGCTGAAGTGAGTAGAGAATTAAGCAAGCTCAATGTAGGTTGTTGAAATCCAACAGAAGTAGGGTAATTGGAGGAGGCATCAGAAGACTGCGACATCATATTacaagaaaaatattagtttaaaaatataaagttaGACAAGATGAAGAgggaaaagaggtcaaaatcaTTATTAAACTACCTCGTTTATATGAAAAACATACCTGTAATCTCAAGGATTTCTTTGTGACAAGAAAATATAAGTAAGAGCTCAGACTGAAGCACAACTTAAATATCTGTAGCTCTGAACTTCTCTGATTCTGAACACCAGAAGATTAGGATTATTATTATGTATACATAATGCCAGAACATCTCTTTTGATAAATGTGAATTCAGAAAACTGCAAACTTGCCTCAGGGGACACTCTTGATCGAGGAAAACCTAGAACCTTCGAGTTTGAGTCACGAGAGAAAAGAACATTCATCAAACCAAAAAGCCCTTGAACAAAACCATGCTCATCACTCTCTTCATATGGCCAAACCTATcacataaaaatcaaaatgtaaAGCAAGTaagcaacaaacaaaaaagaccCAAGTGTAATTGGAAGCCTTTATGCATTGGAAGTAGCAATACAACACCATGGTGCACAGACTCAAAATAATGTTGAAGCTCGTGAAATGTAAATTCCCAAAGCATTTTTTGCAGGAAACCTCATTAATTAGGACCTTTGCCATCCCATTGCAGCTCATGAAATGTAACTtcccaaagttttttttttgtaggaaatcGCATAATTAAGACTTTACCATCCCAATGCCTCCAAAGAGTATCCACACAAGCTTAGGTTTTTTGGACCTAACATGAGACTAATCTATGTTCCGGTCCTTAAGTCACAACTAAAGGCTCTTCGCCCTTCCCAAAGTGTGTGTATGCAGGATATTGACCCACAGTCCCGCACAAGTTCAACGCTGCTTAACCACTCATTGGGTTATTTCGAAAGCACTTGACAGCGTATCAGTTACTGAAAAATAAACTATCAGTTGTCCGCATCTAGACCCTAGACCTACAGAAGATAGAGAAGTGAGCTTCCTAAAGCCAGTAGAAAGTTGATATggacttaaaaattataagatatCCGATTCCCACATCGAGTAGTACGAGATACTCGGTGGAGTATTTAAGCGGCTTAGTTCATTTCCCTTAAAGGATGGCTCCCCAAGTGCTTGGATACTTATCAATTGGGATCGAAGTCTAGATGTCGGTGGCTAAGAATGGGCTGACCAGAAAGGCATGTAAAGTGTCGTATATGCCAAGACATCAACTCTCAAGGACTCAAATATATTGGGGTACCAAGTCCCACATTGAGTAATATACGATAAATGGAAGAGCGTTTAAGTGATTTGGTTCTTCCCCTTAATAGCTAGtttttaaaaacaaagaaatgacTGAACTAAACGATACCTTGCTCAGAATACCAACAACAAGATTGATCTGCTCCATTCTTAATTCATCCGCTTCAGCAATTTCTAAACGGAGAACTTGATCAAAGAGTGATTGATGACCTTTGACAAAATCAACCACTTCAcgaacaattttgtttttcacctatattttttaaaacagaAACATGTACACAATATTCATCAATGTTCACACAATAGCATGAGGTCAATTCAAGACTGAAACAAGTTGTTGGAACAACAACAACCCAGACCAAGTAAACTACAAGCCAACAAACATGTAATTATTAGCTAGAAGTAATTTTATTCCGAAATATGGTCTTTCACGTCTAATTTTAATGGCTAGGAGGCATGAGAATGCAATATAGCCGGAGATAAAACTTCTAGAGCTTACAGTCGTATTAAAACATGTGTTTTATAAACAGTATTACATCACAGTTGTCAGGGGAGGAAGAAAATTTCATAGAAGATACTTTAGTAAACAATTGAAAAAGGAACAAAACCAACCTCCATATAATCTGATGTATCAACCAACGAAGTTAATGAGAAGACTAATCTCAAGACCGGAGTTATAATCATCCGTTGTCTATCAATATCCACAGCCATATCCCTCCTAAGTCTTGTCTCAACCCATCTTAATCCTCCCTGTAAATTCTGTAGCTTCAGTAAAGGTTAggttaaatgaaaataaaatgtgaTAGTCTTAAGGAAAATAATCAGTCACCTGCAAATTGGTTGCCCTGCCTGATGAAAGATGTTCCAATATGCCCATGGTAAATAGTACCTGTGCTCCAGATTTCCCATATTTGTGACTGATTCTTAGTAGAACAGCAAGTACAGCCTCAAACGTACATGCCCTCTGCAAAGAGTCAAGTGAGAGACCACCATCCtttaatcaaacaaataaatcaaatcaGTATCATCATATACATGAGATCGGAaattttaatgaatataaacaccgatgatttgattttttttcaatggTGTACCTAATTTATCTTGATAATTACTGTAATTAGCATTTGATTTGCACAGTTTGTATTTCAGATTTTATTTCCTTAACTCTTCAATCAGAATAAATTTGTTAGAACATATATCTTTATCAATTTCAATACTTTGAAATTAAGGCATTCCTCTTCATCTTTATTTAGTGTTTCAAGTTGTACCATCAGAACCAAAAGAAACATAAAAGattaaattatatgaaaaatcTATTGTATAACATTACAAACTATTCACAACTGTGAAACGAAAAAAGACAAGGTAATTTTTAAATAGAAGGAATTGTTTATGGGAGGCAGAACAAACACCTGATTGGAAATATTGCTTATGGCATTAAGGCAAGACCTTAAAAATCCCCTGCTTTGAAGTTGGCTCAAGAAATATCGCTCATGATCTATACAAATCAACGCATCAAGAACATAGAGTGATATTGTTTTTCCAGGTTCACTGCCATGGGTTGCGTCCTTTATGACcttcaatttcaaattatttaaaaCTGTAATTAATTGACTTGCCaatattcataaaaatataaaaaaataaatgcatCAAAATGAATctaataattaatgaaaaacaaaccaaacaaTAACATGGATAGCACCTGGAAACAACAAAACCATAATATCTTGTGGATAAGAAAGATCTAATAAAGAGTTGGGAAAAAAATTCTAGCCTAACATGAGAATAGAATATAAACTCACAATTAACCAAGACACTTCACCGCAAAATAAACAGAAACATCCCActtatattttatgtcaattaaATCAGAATATCGCAAGCATGCGACTGCTATTCTGACCAGTAGTAAACAACTCTAACAAGTTACAACCTACCACTTCGCAAATAAATAGTTGTAAACTGTCAATAGACAGAGACTTTTCAGAAAACAACCCATTTAATtccatattaaaaataaaatataaggcATAAGCACATAAAATACTGTGTGCTGATTAGTGATGCATGTAAGACGCATAATAAGAGTTAGCAAATAACCAAGTCCAATATGCTTTGAGCCTCTTTCCTCAAAGTAGAAAAATTTGCACGAGCCAGTTCTGCCTGTTCTTTGTCAATCTGGGGGATATAGAGAAAAATGCAATTATGAAGAGTTAATCCGTCGCCAGATTGAAATACTGTACATTATTTGCAAATGTTTAAGAAATTATACCTTTGGGAGATCAATATATTCACTATCTTGTTCACTGAGCAGCAAGAATTGAAGAACTGAGGTTGGAACATCAGGATCAACCACATTCAAACAATACTGGAAATAGCTAAGAAGCAAGGCATATTGGCTGTACAAATACATGCAAAAGTAAGTTTGCTGGCGAAAAAAATACAAAGCCTACCAATCAGAATCAATTACAGAATGTGTAACATACCGTCTTCTAAGAGCTTCTGATGATTCATTTCTAAGAATTGCCATGATAAGCTTAAACAATATGGTCAAGCAAGCAccatttgataattgtttaacCACAATAAGATCAAGGCATGTTATACTGTCAGAACTTAGACTTCCTGGGAACATAAACCTTTCATCTCGCAGCTTAGCCATGCATGTCAATCCTACCTGAGGGACACTCCATGTatgtaaaaataaatcataactGGATATATTGCATATAAAACAGAACAACTTGCAATCCCCGTGAGACAGACAAACAAATAACGATTTATAGAAACAATTCTGATCAATAGTAAAACCCGCCCAGTTTTGACCCTGCCCGCCATCAACCCATCTAAAGCATGGTGGGTGGGCCAACTTAGGTAGGAGGATTGTAACTCCCACCCCGCCCATCAGCGGGTTGAGCCatcaataaagaaaatatttgacattttcatctcaataaaataataatattaaataattatccctccatcccaaaataatTGACCTACTTGGTTATTCACACATTAAGAAAAGTGTATAAatgtgagagagagaatagTATTTTTACTAAAGTAACCTTAATAGGTATTGATGTATTTAAAACTACCATAGATGAAAACCTGAAGATGTTGAATTAGGAGagatgtaaatagtattaattagagGGTAGAATTGGAAAGAAGTAATTAATGGtgtattgaaaattgaaaaggtCAATTATTTTGGGGCAAATTCTTTTTGCAAAAAGGCAAATTgttttgggacgaagggagtgTCTCATTTAAGGATAGCTATAAATAAAGGTTTTATGAGCACGTAAAAATGCTTAGACAGAAACAGTCACCACTATCTTGAATGTTGGTTGGGGTTTGGTTCTCTCAAGAACAAATGTTTAAGTGAAATCATTATTAGCAAGAATATGGTCCGTAAGCAGTAACAGACTGTATTTAGTtacttttaagaaaaatatgacTCCGGATTATTACTCAGAACAACAGGAAAAGAGTGTTATCTACATACAAAGCCGTAACCCTAACTGTTCATTGGGTTAATGGACCACAAcgtaaaacaaatataatagacccatataaaaaaataaataacagtTTTTCAGTGGATTAAATGTGATGGACCAACTTGAGTGGCCGAGTTCAAAACTTCAACTCTCCCCACCTAAAATAGAAGGTTAAACGGGCTGGTCCGCCATGCTCAACCCGTTTCACCATGCCTCATTAGAAGGGCTAGATGCAAagcaggaaaaaaaattaaaacaaaaaaaataaacacttaGTCTTTGGTTAACAATCAGATCTATACTCAAACATAACAAAGGAAACAAACATTCTCCAAATAATTACTAATAACCCCATAATTTTGGGATTTAATCAATACCCTGATACAGGAGTTCTACAATGGAATCAAACAAATTGGATACTTGAAGACTTCATCAACATTTCCACatgataaattatatattaacaTATTTACCTGTGATAATATGAATGCCATCTTCAGTGAACAGTCTGGAGAAGCAGATGCACTGAGAGACGCATCAAGGATCCTGAACATGCAATGAATTATGTAACAGTTACAACAAACGCAAAAATAATGAGAAGAGACACATGAGTAGTTGTAACTCATTTTATTATCACTAATACAGTAAAGTAACTCACCGAAAGAGAATTTCAGACCGATCTTCAAGCATTGCTAATCTTCTAGATGCAGAcacctttaaaaaaaatcacagagTTTAGAGAATTTAAGTCATAAAACATaagtatttgtcaaaaaaatatcagTAGATGTAAAGCGAGAACTGCACCTCAACAATCTGAGACCAGGCAGTCAACATATGTAGTTGTGAAGCTTGCTCTTCAAGATTTTTATTGTATTTCCATCCCCATCTCAGCAACTGTTGAATTGTCTCTCGTGCATCATTTAGCTCAACTTCACTGCCAAGATTACTCACCTGAAGATATGCagaattatatttctgaaaccAAAATGATTATAAATGACATCAACTCAAAAAGGAAATTAATATTGTAAAACTACAATTCCAGTAGTAGACTTGAGACTACTGAATTATCAATACTAGCAAGTGAACCAACCTGCCAAAGTTTGTCATGGAAGGAAGCAAGGTCAATTAGTCGGTCACCTCTCTCAGAATAATAGTAGACACCACCTTTTCCAGAATTTCCCAGTATGTCTTCTGCCTATAATATATCCAACCAAAAGCAGgaaagaaaatgatgaaaatagTCAAGGACTAAATTAGTGTCCAGAAGTTGTATTCCATATGAGGCGTGTTTAAAGGTTAGCATCTCACCAGCAAGTCATACTTCGTGCCGGCCATAGTATATGACAGCTTAGTAGTGGTATCTGGACATCTAAACTGGATGATTTCAAGCAATTCTAATACCTGAGTTTAAAAGGAAACAAATTTGATTAAGAGTATATAATCACTTGTATAGTAGAATTATGCACCTCCTATGTGATCACATTCAATGCACTCTTTTTTACTGAAATGACAATTGGTGCTACCAAAGCTTATCCCTATTTTCTAGTTTCCCACATATTTCTTCTCTCAGACTCTTCAACTACCATTATGTCATCTATAAAAAGCATGCATCACGGTGCCAACCCTTGGGTGTGTTCAATAAGTCTGCACAAAGTTGGCTCTACCAAGATGTTTAAAGTGAACTTTGTCCCGACCGCCAACTTATTCTCCGACCCTCATAATTTCTAACAACTTATGTTGCAATTGAGGCAACAATGATCGTCAAGGGGATGTCAACATGAAACCCCCTCCTTAAACATAGTTTCTATTAGTTAACAAGCAGATATTTGCTAGTAATTTTATTAACTCGCTTCTTAATTGATGGCAGTGCATTTAAATCATAATAGACAATATAAAATCCAATATATGCATGTGTAAGAACTAAGTAGTAAGACCATAACATAAAAGGAACCATGAAACAATTAATGACCATCAGTACCTTATTCTTACTAACAGTTCTATAATCAGCATTTCCAGAATTATCGTGAAGTGAAAATGGATATATGGCCTGGTCTTCATCAATTCCAGTTGTACCTTGTCCAAAAATATTAGAAAGGATTGTCTGACAAGTGTCTCTATGGTTGGAACTACTAACATCACCAGCATGTAGCTCAACTGCTAAAAGTTTTAAGAGCCATGCTCTCTGTGAAAGGCAAAGCAAAGAAATATGTGAAGTTAATAATGGTTCGAAATACACTATAAAATCATACATGTGTTAGAAAATACTATGAAATAAATTCATTTAACACAGATCACACAACTTATATTTATAATGGTGTAACAATAAATTCATTTAATGCCTAATTGATTAGTAACAGGTTTGCTTAGTCAAGGAACATTAACAAGTGATCTAGAAAATTGTACAATCTAGAAATATTAACAGGTTTGCTTAATTTTAACAGTAACTTTAAATAGAGCATGGGTTTTATAATGTATGGGTATCAAAGATGTAGGAGGAAAATACCTGATGAAGGGAACTAATACGAAGCGGCTGGTTGTTGTTACGTTTAGGAAGTGGAGCAATGCCAATTGTGTCAAGGTGCTGCATTGTGTAGGAAGGGAAAAGTTACAGAGAAATATCTCCAGGATAATTAACACCAACCTTAAACTAGGATAACAGCATAAAGATGCCCAAGTTCATTGAAATTTGTTACCTTGACAAAGAATCCATACTTTTTATTTGACAACAGATCCATTGTAGGAGCAGATGTAAATGGATCAATGCACAACTCATAAAGAAGCTGCATCAAACAAAAAGTCAATATTCCTTCTAAAAGTCAGTACAAATGCATGGAAAAAATGCAAAATTCTAActctattaatattttttatatgttacGCAACAGATCAACTACACCTGACCTGAAAACTAAATTCATGAAGTAATGCATTTAAATCTGGCTTCAAAAGCTTCTCCAGAATATCAAGAATAACCTTCATGCAACTGCACATAACATTTTAAGAGTACGGTTATATTTAATAGAATCAAGATATTAAAATAGAAACAGACTGTAGACAATACCTGTAATAAAATTTAGGCTGTAAAACTGTCCGCTCAACAGGCGTATCTAGATCAAATTTAAGTAGTAAATGAGTGATATTTGGAGCTGGCCGACTGATGTTGTCAATTAGAAGCTGAAAACGTATAGAAGGTAGATATAAACAGCATTTTAAgatgaaataaaagaaaagatagGAAACATATAAATGGAAGGGGTGAAGACGAACTTGCAGAATAAGAATGCCAggatcattattatttttattattattattttcaacattCTGAGATTCTTCTGACCGTGCCTCAAGGCAGGCTGCATAATCTTCTA
This genomic interval from Trifolium pratense cultivar HEN17-A07 linkage group LG6, ARS_RC_1.1, whole genome shotgun sequence contains the following:
- the LOC123890205 gene encoding nuclear pore complex protein NUP205 isoform X10, with translation MVSPKQLLSTLESALLGSSPPTPSQRVEVLHAIRTSLQSFQSLLSYPPPKPSDRSQVQSKSIRLQDSSLITLDDQDVQIALKLSDDLHLNEVDCVRLLVSANQEWGLMGREPLEILRLAAGLWYTERRYLITSVHLLLRAVVLDQGLEDDILVDIQKYLEDVINSGLRQRLISLIKELNREEPSGVGGPQCERYVIDSRGSLVERQSVVSRERLILGHCLVLSVLVVRTSPKDVKDLFSILKDSASEVSQSNIAIKHQITFSLLFALVIAFVSDGLSTVPDKASVLSSNTSFRHEFHELVMATGNDPIVEGFAGGIRLAWVVHLMLIQEGVAARETVSSASSNEMSYLSQCLEVVFSNNVFQFLLEKVLRTAAFQTEDEDMIYMYNAYLHKLITCFLSNPLARDKIKESKEKVMSVLSPYRVVGSHDFAQNSSSISQQGTETGSLPFNSILDFVSEVYLKEPELLLGNDALWTFVNFAGEDHTNFQTLVAFLNMLSTLASSHEGASKVHELLQGKAFRSIGWSTLFECLTIYDEKFKQSLQTAGAMLPEIQEGDAKALVAYLNVLKKVVENGNPIERKNWFPDIEPLFKLLSYENVPPYLKGALRNAIATFIHVSPVLKDSIWTFLEQYDLPVVVGPEAQGSPSMGTQVYDMQFELNEIEARREQYPSTVSFLNLINALIAEERDLTDRGRRFIGIFRFIYDHVFGPYPQRAYADPCEKWQLVGACLKHFHMILTMYDIKEEDYEGVVDQSRLSTTKESSSLQTQLPVLELLKDFMSGKTVFRNIMSILLPGVNSIIAERSSQIHGQYLENAVQLSLEIIILVFEKDLLLSDYWRPLYQPLDIILSHDHNQIVALLEYVRYDFQPQVQQSSIKIMSILSSRMVGLVQLLLKSNASNSLIEDYAACLEARSEESQNVENNNNKNNNDPGILILQLLIDNISRPAPNITHLLLKFDLDTPVERTVLQPKFYYSCMKVILDILEKLLKPDLNALLHEFSFQLLYELCIDPFTSAPTMDLLSNKKYGFFVKHLDTIGIAPLPKRNNNQPLRISSLHQRAWLLKLLAVELHAGDVSSSNHRDTCQTILSNIFGQGTTGIDEDQAIYPFSLHDNSGNADYRTVSKNKVLELLEIIQFRCPDTTTKLSYTMAGTKYDLLAEDILGNSGKGGVYYYSERGDRLIDLASFHDKLWQVSNLGSEVELNDARETIQQLLRWGWKYNKNLEEQASQLHMLTAWSQIVEVSASRRLAMLEDRSEILFRILDASLSASASPDCSLKMAFILSQVGLTCMAKLRDERFMFPGSLSSDSITCLDLIVVKQLSNGACLTILFKLIMAILRNESSEALRRRQYALLLSYFQYCLNVVDPDVPTSVLQFLLLSEQDSEYIDLPKIDKEQAELARANFSTLRKEAQSILDLVIKDATHGSEPGKTISLYVLDALICIDHERYFLSQLQSRGFLRSCLNAISNISNQDGGLSLDSLQRACTFEAVLAVLLRISHKYGKSGAQVLFTMGILEHLSSGRATNLQGGLRWVETRLRRDMAVDIDRQRMIITPVLRLVFSLTSLVDTSDYMEVKNKIVREVVDFVKGHQSLFDQVLRLEIAEADELRMEQINLVVGILSKVWPYEESDEHGFVQGLFGLMNVLFSRDSNSKVLGFPRSRVSPENQRSSELQIFKLCFSLSSYLYFLVTKKSLRLQSSDASSNYPTSVGFQQPTLSLLNSLLTSATNALERAAEEKSLLLNKIRDINELSRQEVDEIISMCVRQESVSSSDNIQKRRYIAMVEMCRVVSCTDQLIVLLLPLSEHVLNIFLIHLQDCSDAFESTMTTKTITYGATYDPQQDFALLCGQLVPTLERLESLSEEKLGHNLKVFCRLATSAKEIAIQKMV